A DNA window from Candidatus Sulfidibacterium hydrothermale contains the following coding sequences:
- a CDS encoding oligosaccharide flippase family protein: protein MQKKFLKNLVFLLFLNLLVKPFWILGIDRTVQNMVGSREYGFYFAVFNFSYLFYIFLDLGITNFNNRNIARNHDQLKEHFGGMAVMKLLLGVVYGVLIFLVAWLIGYRGRQLYLLAWVGFNQFLLSFILYLRSNISGLLMFTVDSVLSVMDRILMIGMVGVLLWTGIFHGRFSIEWFVYAQTVAYLLTAAVAWVVLLKKSGKLTLRWDVDFFKLVLRRSFPFALLVLLMSFYSRMDSVMIERLLPVPVGDQQAGVYAQAFRLLDAAQNLAYLFAVLLLPLFSKMLKDKIPVDNLVRLAFSIMMTGVVIGAVTTHFFAKDLMQWMYPVRHGETAMAYQLRMEQSATIFRLLMWGFAGIASNYIFGTLLTANNNLRVLNGIALSGLIINFTLNFLLIPHYQAVGSAVATLVTQWGTAVLQLIFAFRLVRLNIRRDLWLRLFVLLAGTFLAGLLLQEAGILSWKMQLLLLPGVGLLMGVLMKTLDVKKFWLLVSEKTA, encoded by the coding sequence ATGCAGAAGAAATTTCTGAAAAACCTGGTCTTTTTACTTTTCCTGAATTTACTGGTGAAACCCTTTTGGATTCTCGGTATTGACAGAACCGTACAGAATATGGTGGGAAGCCGGGAATACGGATTTTATTTTGCAGTTTTCAATTTCTCCTATCTTTTTTACATCTTTCTCGATTTAGGAATTACGAATTTTAATAACCGGAACATTGCCCGGAATCATGATCAGCTGAAAGAGCACTTCGGCGGAATGGCCGTAATGAAATTATTACTGGGCGTTGTTTATGGAGTACTGATCTTTCTGGTGGCTTGGCTGATTGGCTATCGCGGACGCCAACTTTATCTTTTGGCCTGGGTAGGATTTAATCAGTTTTTGCTTTCGTTTATTCTGTATTTACGGTCAAATATTTCGGGTTTGCTCATGTTTACTGTTGACAGCGTGCTCTCGGTCATGGACCGTATACTCATGATCGGTATGGTGGGGGTGCTGCTGTGGACCGGAATTTTTCATGGGCGGTTTTCCATCGAGTGGTTTGTTTATGCACAAACGGTGGCCTATTTGCTGACTGCTGCAGTGGCCTGGGTGGTGTTGCTGAAGAAATCCGGTAAGCTTACCCTGCGATGGGATGTGGACTTTTTTAAGTTGGTTTTACGCCGGAGTTTCCCTTTTGCTTTACTGGTTTTGCTGATGAGTTTTTATTCCCGGATGGATAGTGTGATGATTGAGCGGCTTTTGCCGGTTCCGGTAGGCGACCAGCAGGCGGGAGTTTATGCACAGGCCTTCCGGTTGCTGGATGCGGCCCAGAATCTGGCTTATCTTTTTGCTGTATTGTTACTGCCTCTCTTTTCAAAAATGCTGAAAGATAAGATTCCGGTGGATAATCTGGTCCGGTTGGCGTTTTCGATTATGATGACAGGGGTTGTGATCGGTGCCGTAACCACTCATTTTTTTGCCAAAGATTTGATGCAATGGATGTACCCGGTTCGTCATGGCGAAACGGCCATGGCGTATCAACTGCGAATGGAACAGTCGGCAACCATTTTCCGGCTTTTGATGTGGGGCTTTGCCGGAATTGCTTCGAATTATATTTTTGGGACTTTACTTACGGCTAATAATAACCTGCGGGTGTTAAACGGAATCGCTTTATCCGGACTTATAATTAATTTTACCTTGAATTTTTTGCTTATTCCGCATTATCAGGCAGTGGGTTCGGCAGTGGCTACGTTGGTTACACAATGGGGCACAGCGGTTCTTCAGCTGATCTTCGCCTTCCGGTTGGTGCGGCTGAACATCCGGCGCGATTTGTGGCTTCGCCTTTTTGTATTGCTTGCCGGAACTTTCTTGGCCGGGCTGCTCCTGCAGGAGGCAGGCATTTTATCATGGAAAATGCAGTTGTTGTTACTTCCGGGAGTGGGATTGTTAATGGGGGTTTTAATGAAAACATTGGATGTGAAAAAGTTCTGGTTGCTTGTTTCGGAAAAAACAGCCTGA
- a CDS encoding rhomboid family intramembrane serine protease, with protein sequence MNIFILAVTVVVSIWAFNDSSLFSRLKFSPYQIHHREEVWRFGTYALVHAGWLHLLVNMWVLYSFGNIVERAFRLNYGVKGLFYYFLFYLGGVLFSVLFDYGKYKNNVYYSAVGASGAVSAVVFSSILIFPTGSIYLFPIPFAIPSWLFGILYLVYTAYMQRKGTDNVGHSAHFWGAIFGMMLTVVLLPGVLHNFFFQLGF encoded by the coding sequence ATGAATATTTTTATTCTTGCAGTTACGGTGGTGGTTTCCATTTGGGCATTTAATGATTCTTCTTTGTTTAGTCGTTTAAAGTTTAGCCCGTATCAAATTCATCACCGCGAAGAAGTATGGCGGTTTGGAACGTATGCCCTGGTTCATGCAGGATGGCTGCATTTATTGGTCAATATGTGGGTGCTGTATTCTTTCGGGAATATTGTGGAACGTGCTTTCCGTTTAAACTATGGGGTAAAGGGCTTGTTTTACTATTTTTTGTTTTATCTCGGCGGGGTTTTGTTCTCGGTACTTTTCGATTACGGAAAATATAAAAACAATGTGTATTACAGTGCTGTGGGAGCTTCGGGAGCTGTGTCGGCTGTGGTATTTTCAAGTATCCTGATTTTTCCCACGGGCAGCATTTATCTTTTCCCCATTCCTTTTGCTATTCCGTCGTGGCTTTTCGGAATCCTGTATCTCGTTTATACCGCTTATATGCAGCGAAAAGGTACGGACAATGTTGGACATAGTGCGCACTTCTGGGGGGCAATTTTCGGAATGATGTTAACGGTTGTGCTGTTGCCGGGTGTTCTTCATAATTTCTTTTTCCAGCTTGGGTTTTAA
- a CDS encoding response regulator: MDYSRYQWPDKKILIADDDSLSRRYFAKVLEPTKATLSFVRNGKEAVAYCNDHPRIDLVLMDIKMPIKDGLTATRELKKNFPQIPVIVETAYAFDYDKINSLKSGADEYITKPILREKLFDMMEKYLNV, encoded by the coding sequence ATGGACTACTCCAGATATCAGTGGCCCGACAAAAAAATTCTGATTGCTGATGATGACAGCCTGTCAAGAAGATATTTTGCGAAAGTACTGGAACCCACAAAAGCTACTCTTTCCTTTGTACGAAACGGGAAAGAAGCTGTAGCCTACTGTAACGACCATCCCAGAATTGACCTGGTTCTGATGGATATTAAAATGCCCATTAAAGATGGACTAACCGCCACACGAGAACTGAAAAAAAACTTCCCCCAAATTCCGGTTATTGTTGAAACGGCTTATGCTTTTGACTATGACAAAATAAACTCTTTAAAATCAGGAGCCGACGAATACATTACCAAACCCATCCTGCGCGAAAAGCTTTTCGATATGATGGAAAAATATCTGAACGTATAA
- a CDS encoding (Fe-S)-binding protein: protein MKKKEITDVDIFIPCFIDQVYPQTGFNMVKVLEKAGLKVHYNPNQTCCGQMAFNSGFWDEAKKLGIKFMDDFSSDRPVVGPSASCIGYIKNNYHELFHNSAYHLEYKRLTQNIYEITDFLVNVIHKTDFGSVFEHKITYHDSCAALREYGLTDEPRTLLKNVKGLELIEMKDTHTCCGFGGTFSVKFEPISTAMAEQKVQNALETGAEYIVSTDSSCLMHQYGYIKKHKLPIKVAHIVDVLASGL from the coding sequence ATGAAAAAGAAAGAAATCACCGATGTGGATATTTTTATTCCCTGTTTTATTGATCAGGTTTATCCGCAAACCGGTTTTAATATGGTGAAAGTATTGGAAAAGGCCGGCCTGAAAGTGCATTATAATCCTAATCAGACTTGCTGCGGACAGATGGCTTTTAACAGTGGGTTTTGGGACGAAGCCAAAAAACTCGGAATCAAATTTATGGACGACTTCTCTTCGGATCGTCCGGTGGTCGGACCATCAGCCAGCTGCATTGGGTACATTAAAAATAATTATCACGAGCTGTTCCATAATTCGGCATATCACCTTGAATATAAGCGATTAACGCAAAATATTTATGAGATCACCGATTTTCTGGTGAATGTGATTCATAAAACGGATTTTGGATCGGTATTCGAGCATAAAATTACTTATCACGATTCGTGTGCTGCTTTGCGCGAATACGGATTGACCGATGAGCCCCGAACCTTGCTTAAAAATGTGAAGGGGCTGGAACTGATAGAAATGAAAGATACCCATACTTGCTGCGGTTTTGGCGGGACTTTTTCTGTTAAATTCGAACCCATTAGTACGGCCATGGCGGAGCAAAAAGTACAGAATGCACTGGAAACCGGTGCGGAATATATTGTTTCTACCGATTCTTCCTGTTTGATGCATCAGTACGGTTATATTAAAAAACACAAACTTCCCATTAAAGTGGCACATATTGTAGATGTGTTGGCTTCGGGGTTGTAA
- a CDS encoding PAS domain S-box protein, with the protein MEGKGNKSLDSLLEDYKRDLNAEIKRRLEIEDILKQNQERYQIITSLTSDYVFETRVFPDNRREIHWVAGSFKKITGYSFQEYSKITGWPKILHPEDHDKDTEAFQKLLKNQRVNTEVRLVHKNGKDVHVQTSCIPVWDKQNNRLKAIIGAVKDISEEKRSHLFREIQFNIAHRMITSHTLQELFITVKDELNKVIDAKNIFIALYDPKADKLTTILGADEKKYVKEIPPHHSLSAIVMKKRKTMLFKKKEILKLARKGEITLIGARSESWMGAPLIIKNRPLGIMAVQSYSDPNAYDDKAKEIFSTIASQLSLYIEQKKTEEFDRKLSKAVEQNPASIVITDTDGNIEYINSKFTEVTGYTLEEAIGQNPRILKSGEHDLAFYKNLWNTILSGKEWNGEFLNKRKNGELYWENALISPIFNNTGEITHLLGIKEDITEKKKLWEELIKAKEKAEESDRLKTAFLQNISHEIRTPLNGILGFAELLAMEDYPAQQIKTYASYILKSGRRLLNLINNIIDISRIESGSIPLKIVPFSLNQLLNELRQPFELQAQKKNLSIQFRFSLPDGEDTIQTDPERLTQIINNLLGNALKFTEKGSIELGYQKQEHEFLFWVKDTGRGIFPQHQKLIFERFYQADTSISRDFEGAGLGLPISKNLTELLGGRMWLKSVPGKGSTFYFTLPLSTTKMQKAPSSGENQKPVRLIKQKKKPVILIAEDDETGFLYLKAILSPQNVEIIRTISGKEAVALTKKHPEIDLVLMDIKLTELNGLEATRQIKAFRPTLPVIAQTAHAFASDKEAALKAGCDDFITKPIAQKKLIQILNHYIGKNPDAES; encoded by the coding sequence ATGGAAGGAAAGGGGAATAAATCATTAGACAGCCTGCTTGAGGATTATAAACGTGATTTAAATGCTGAAATCAAACGGCGATTGGAAATCGAGGACATTTTAAAACAAAACCAGGAGCGATACCAAATTATTACCAGCCTTACTTCTGATTATGTCTTCGAAACCAGGGTCTTTCCTGATAACAGAAGAGAAATTCACTGGGTAGCAGGTTCTTTTAAAAAAATTACCGGCTATTCTTTTCAGGAATATTCTAAAATTACCGGATGGCCCAAGATTTTACATCCCGAAGACCATGATAAAGATACAGAGGCCTTTCAAAAATTATTAAAAAATCAACGTGTAAACACAGAAGTGCGTTTAGTCCATAAAAACGGGAAAGATGTCCATGTTCAAACTTCCTGTATTCCGGTTTGGGACAAACAGAACAATCGGTTAAAAGCCATCATTGGCGCAGTAAAAGATATTTCCGAAGAAAAACGCAGTCATTTGTTCCGGGAAATCCAGTTCAATATTGCCCATCGCATGATCACTTCCCATACATTACAAGAGCTTTTTATTACCGTGAAAGATGAGCTCAATAAAGTGATTGATGCCAAAAATATTTTCATTGCCTTATATGACCCCAAAGCCGATAAACTAACCACCATACTTGGTGCTGACGAAAAAAAATACGTCAAAGAAATTCCCCCTCATCATTCCCTTTCTGCCATTGTTATGAAGAAAAGGAAAACCATGCTCTTCAAAAAAAAGGAGATCCTAAAATTGGCCCGAAAAGGGGAAATTACTTTAATAGGCGCCCGATCAGAAAGCTGGATGGGAGCTCCTCTTATCATTAAAAACCGTCCTTTGGGAATCATGGCAGTTCAAAGTTATTCTGATCCGAATGCTTACGACGATAAAGCCAAAGAAATTTTCAGCACCATTGCCAGCCAGTTAAGCCTTTATATCGAACAAAAGAAAACCGAAGAATTTGACCGGAAACTGTCCAAAGCCGTAGAGCAAAATCCCGCTTCCATCGTCATCACCGATACCGACGGAAATATCGAATACATCAATTCCAAGTTCACAGAAGTAACCGGTTACACCCTGGAAGAAGCCATTGGCCAAAACCCAAGAATCTTAAAATCAGGAGAACACGACCTGGCTTTCTACAAAAACCTATGGAACACTATTTTATCCGGAAAAGAGTGGAACGGAGAATTCCTGAACAAAAGAAAAAACGGCGAGTTGTATTGGGAAAACGCACTCATCTCCCCTATTTTTAATAACACCGGAGAAATCACCCACCTGCTCGGCATAAAAGAAGATATCACCGAGAAAAAGAAACTGTGGGAAGAATTGATAAAAGCCAAAGAAAAAGCGGAAGAAAGCGACCGGCTGAAAACGGCATTTCTGCAAAATATCTCACACGAAATCCGCACACCGCTTAATGGAATACTGGGTTTTGCCGAACTCCTGGCAATGGAAGATTATCCGGCCCAACAAATCAAAACTTATGCAAGTTATATTTTAAAAAGCGGACGCCGGCTGCTTAACCTGATCAATAATATTATTGATATCTCCCGAATTGAATCGGGTTCCATTCCGCTGAAGATCGTTCCTTTTTCGCTTAACCAGTTACTAAACGAACTACGCCAACCTTTTGAGTTACAGGCCCAAAAGAAAAACCTGAGCATTCAATTCCGGTTTTCGCTCCCCGACGGAGAAGACACCATACAAACAGATCCTGAAAGACTCACACAAATCATCAATAACCTGCTGGGAAATGCACTGAAGTTCACCGAGAAAGGGAGCATCGAATTGGGATATCAAAAACAGGAACATGAGTTTCTGTTCTGGGTAAAAGACACCGGCCGAGGCATTTTCCCCCAGCATCAGAAGCTGATTTTCGAACGTTTTTATCAAGCCGACACTTCCATCTCTCGCGATTTTGAGGGAGCCGGACTGGGGCTTCCCATCAGTAAAAATCTGACCGAGTTGCTGGGTGGAAGAATGTGGTTGAAATCTGTCCCGGGAAAAGGTTCCACCTTTTATTTTACCTTGCCGTTATCAACAACAAAAATGCAAAAAGCGCCCTCTTCCGGAGAAAATCAAAAACCGGTACGGCTTATAAAACAAAAGAAAAAACCGGTAATTCTCATAGCAGAAGACGACGAAACCGGATTTCTGTATCTCAAGGCAATCCTATCTCCACAAAATGTGGAAATCATCCGTACGATCTCCGGTAAAGAAGCCGTGGCATTAACCAAAAAACACCCAGAGATCGACCTGGTTTTGATGGACATTAAACTAACGGAATTAAACGGTTTGGAAGCCACCCGACAAATTAAGGCTTTTCGCCCTACCCTGCCGGTAATTGCCCAAACAGCTCACGCTTTTGCATCAGACAAAGAGGCTGCCCTGAAAGCCGGTTGCGATGATTTTATCACAAAACCTATTGCCCAAAAGAAATTGATCCAAATACTAAATCATTACATCGGAAAAAATCCGGATGCCGAAAGCTGA
- the aroA gene encoding 3-phosphoshikimate 1-carboxyvinyltransferase, which produces MINIQYNNKKLTGTYLLPASKSISNRLLVMRAMARSKVLFDNLSEAEDTYMMRLYLSFINTCAGSEIPLSLDTHNAGTVFRFLLAYLANQDGRWLLTGEERMRQRPVGALVDALRSLGADVEYTEKENFPPLLIRGSKLNGGEVHLNASASSQYVSALMLIAPYLPGGLTIRLETEPVSSAYIDMTATLMRNFGAQVSVSPKEIQVEEGTYRVEKMRVESDWSAAAFWYEMVAFLPDSSVFLPGLTDESVQGDRFLIPVFEKLGVRSDFQDDGLLLTHHGEKAASIDFDFRSAPDIVPSVMVACAALGVEGKFSGIEHLRIKESDRIRSMQQELGKIGTEILKEGEVYHLIPGEKDKVSGELVFNSHGDHRMAMSLAPLAIPFDSVSIKNPEVVKKSYPDYWDELEKSALFSMENLND; this is translated from the coding sequence ATGATTAATATTCAGTATAATAATAAAAAGCTAACCGGAACTTACCTTCTTCCGGCATCCAAAAGCATCAGCAACCGGTTGCTGGTTATGCGTGCCATGGCGCGGAGCAAGGTGCTTTTTGATAATCTTTCGGAAGCGGAAGATACGTATATGATGCGGCTTTATCTGAGTTTTATCAATACCTGTGCCGGTTCGGAAATTCCGCTTTCTTTGGATACGCATAATGCCGGAACCGTTTTCCGGTTTTTGCTGGCCTATTTGGCAAACCAGGATGGAAGATGGCTGCTTACTGGTGAAGAAAGAATGCGTCAGCGGCCGGTGGGCGCACTGGTGGATGCACTTCGCAGCCTGGGCGCTGATGTGGAATATACCGAAAAAGAAAATTTTCCGCCTTTGTTGATACGGGGCAGTAAACTGAATGGCGGCGAAGTACACCTTAACGCCTCGGCCAGTTCGCAATATGTTTCGGCATTGATGTTAATTGCACCTTATCTGCCCGGAGGCCTTACAATCCGGCTTGAAACCGAGCCGGTTTCATCGGCTTATATTGATATGACGGCCACTTTAATGCGGAATTTTGGAGCCCAGGTGTCGGTTTCTCCCAAAGAAATCCAAGTGGAAGAAGGAACTTATCGGGTAGAAAAAATGCGCGTGGAATCTGACTGGAGTGCGGCTGCCTTTTGGTATGAAATGGTGGCTTTTTTGCCGGATTCATCCGTATTCTTGCCGGGATTGACTGATGAAAGTGTTCAAGGCGATCGGTTTTTGATTCCTGTCTTTGAAAAACTGGGGGTTCGTTCTGATTTTCAGGATGATGGCTTGCTACTGACCCATCACGGAGAAAAAGCAGCTTCCATTGATTTTGACTTTCGGAGTGCACCGGATATTGTCCCTTCGGTGATGGTGGCTTGCGCTGCCTTGGGGGTGGAAGGAAAATTTAGTGGAATTGAGCATTTGCGGATTAAAGAGTCGGACCGTATCCGGAGTATGCAACAGGAACTGGGAAAAATTGGTACGGAGATTTTGAAAGAAGGAGAAGTTTATCACCTGATCCCGGGAGAAAAAGATAAAGTTTCCGGTGAGCTTGTCTTTAATAGTCATGGCGACCACCGGATGGCCATGAGCCTGGCTCCGCTGGCTATTCCTTTTGACTCGGTAAGCATCAAAAATCCGGAAGTGGTGAAGAAGTCCTATCCGGATTATTGGGATGAACTGGAAAAATCGGCCCTGTTTTCAATGGAAAATTTAAATGATTGA
- a CDS encoding Wzz/FepE/Etk N-terminal domain-containing protein has translation MDYQFDSRESWKILMKWKYHLLIIVLLTAALSAFFSGPRFITPLYKSYAVVYPDNIKAYSKESTTEQMIQIFQSQDIVDSMIRKFSLGKHYEIDPHYKYYLTELLRQYHENVSISKTSYEAVRVAVLDKSPDTAKLMVDALLDFYNRKVRRMQKEKFRELADAYAGQLHRQRVFMDSLKNRLRELGTKEGIFEYDYQSQQIMKAYLHNVQTNPSKADVAEAKRLARNMGKYGGELVQLVNMLKKEAAAYVQVKLNYELEYRHVVSNVTYTNVVTYPFVPDKKDYPIRWLIVLISVLSVFTLSLVVISFLEKKRSGQNEQ, from the coding sequence ATGGATTATCAATTTGACAGCCGGGAGAGCTGGAAGATTTTAATGAAATGGAAATACCATCTTTTAATCATTGTTTTGCTTACTGCGGCGCTGTCCGCTTTTTTTTCCGGACCACGGTTTATTACGCCGCTGTATAAATCATATGCTGTGGTCTATCCTGATAATATCAAAGCTTATTCCAAAGAAAGTACCACGGAACAGATGATACAGATCTTTCAGTCACAGGATATTGTGGATAGTATGATCCGTAAATTTTCTTTGGGGAAACACTATGAAATTGATCCGCATTACAAATATTATCTTACCGAGTTGTTGCGCCAGTATCACGAAAATGTTTCTATCTCCAAAACCAGTTATGAAGCGGTAAGAGTTGCTGTTTTGGATAAAAGTCCGGATACGGCGAAGCTGATGGTCGATGCTTTGTTGGATTTTTATAACCGGAAAGTACGCCGTATGCAAAAAGAGAAATTTAGAGAGCTGGCTGATGCTTATGCCGGACAGTTGCACCGGCAACGGGTTTTTATGGATTCGTTGAAAAATCGCTTGCGTGAGTTGGGAACGAAAGAAGGAATTTTTGAATATGATTATCAGTCACAGCAGATTATGAAAGCCTATTTGCATAATGTGCAGACCAATCCATCGAAAGCGGATGTGGCTGAAGCAAAACGGCTGGCAAGGAATATGGGAAAATACGGCGGAGAGCTGGTGCAACTGGTGAATATGTTAAAAAAAGAAGCCGCTGCCTACGTTCAGGTAAAATTGAATTATGAATTGGAATATCGTCATGTGGTTTCCAATGTGACTTATACCAACGTGGTTACTTATCCGTTTGTTCCTGATAAAAAGGATTATCCTATCCGCTGGCTCATCGTTCTTATCTCGGTCTTGTCGGTATTTACACTTTCTCTGGTAGTCATTTCTTTTCTGGAAAAGAAAAGATCAGGACAAAATGAGCAGTAG
- the aroB gene encoding 3-dehydroquinate synthase, translated as MHKEPVSYLLKKVPHITGRGALDKVWNFSSGYSKVFVLTDENTEKNCLPLLLGRIPHPGSVGILRILSGESNKNIETVVSVWDQLTRMEADRKALLINLGGGVITDLGGFAAATYKRGIDFINIPTTLLGQVDAAIGSKTGVDFQKYKNHVGLFADPKAVIIDPLFLDTLPEKHLRSGMAEVIKYALIMDKPLWERLKGKSYSALLQDVSAITKMSVKDKITVVRKDKHESGLRKILNFGHTAGHALETFLMSSDSPATHGEAVAAGMICAARISTKQTGLPAEDAREIYHTIDGIFERLCFTESDIPVLLHLMRQDKKNQKGELRFTLLKKTGEAVPDIAVSEETVREVLQSYLNNQ; from the coding sequence ATGCACAAAGAACCGGTTTCATATCTGTTAAAAAAAGTACCTCACATCACGGGGCGCGGGGCATTGGATAAGGTGTGGAATTTTTCTTCCGGTTATTCGAAAGTCTTTGTGCTGACGGATGAAAATACAGAGAAAAACTGTCTTCCGTTGTTGCTGGGCCGGATTCCTCATCCCGGTTCGGTGGGGATTCTTCGCATTTTAAGTGGTGAGTCCAACAAAAATATCGAAACGGTTGTTTCGGTATGGGACCAGCTTACCCGGATGGAAGCTGACCGGAAGGCCCTCTTGATAAATCTGGGGGGCGGTGTAATTACTGATTTGGGCGGATTTGCCGCTGCTACCTACAAACGGGGAATTGATTTTATTAATATTCCTACCACATTGCTTGGCCAGGTTGATGCGGCCATTGGCTCTAAAACCGGCGTGGATTTTCAGAAATACAAAAACCATGTAGGGTTGTTTGCCGATCCGAAAGCCGTGATTATTGATCCGCTGTTTTTGGATACGTTGCCGGAAAAGCATCTCCGTTCCGGTATGGCTGAAGTGATCAAATATGCTTTGATTATGGATAAACCACTGTGGGAGCGGCTGAAAGGCAAATCTTATTCTGCATTGCTTCAGGATGTATCCGCTATTACAAAAATGTCGGTAAAAGACAAGATTACGGTGGTGCGAAAAGATAAGCACGAATCGGGCCTGCGGAAAATCCTGAATTTCGGGCATACTGCCGGGCATGCACTGGAAACTTTTTTGATGTCTTCCGATTCGCCGGCTACCCACGGCGAAGCAGTGGCTGCCGGAATGATTTGTGCGGCCCGTATTTCTACAAAGCAAACCGGTCTTCCTGCGGAGGATGCCCGTGAAATTTACCATACCATTGATGGTATTTTTGAACGGCTTTGTTTTACTGAAAGTGACATTCCTGTACTTTTGCATCTGATGCGGCAGGATAAAAAAAATCAGAAAGGAGAGTTACGTTTTACCTTGTTGAAAAAGACAGGAGAAGCTGTCCCGGATATTGCCGTTTCGGAAGAAACGGTTCGTGAAGTATTACAATCTTACCTGAATAACCAATGA
- a CDS encoding O-antigen ligase family protein has product MRPVAKTRNIILLYLLVGLFLWGGLYFLIRRETLWFFVLPLVLIVAYYYLVSLDKVLLFITFFTPLAINFQDPRIGAALSIPTEPLMFGVVIVFLGNVLLTRRYPRSVAAHPLSYLLYFSLLWMFVTSVTSQLPLVSFKHLLSRIWFVIPFYFVAVPMFRQKRNIYRFLWLYIVALSGVIVYTLIRHAAHGFDEDSGHWVMSPFYNDHTAYGAAIAMYLPVLGGMLLASGYSFWKKVLVVLPFFALFTVAVVLSYTRAAWLSLGVAAIVLVIVLLRIRFRWVALGTVVLVVIGILSYQSVLDRMEKNRQDSSTNMEQHLQSMTNISSDASNLERLNRWASAIRMFDQRPLLGWGPGTYQFVYAPFQMASERTVISTNLGDRGTAHSEYLGPLSEEGILGLLSVLLLFGYAVFLGLTIHSRSDDKEVKWLSLVITLGLITYFVHGFLNNFLDTDKLSVPVWGFMAILVALDVYDLRKEQDLVES; this is encoded by the coding sequence ATGCGGCCTGTGGCAAAAACAAGAAATATTATCCTTTTATACCTTCTTGTGGGGCTGTTTTTGTGGGGAGGATTGTATTTTTTGATCCGGCGTGAAACGTTGTGGTTTTTTGTTTTGCCTTTGGTGTTGATTGTTGCTTATTATTACCTTGTTTCTTTGGATAAGGTATTGTTGTTCATTACTTTTTTTACGCCGTTAGCGATTAACTTCCAGGATCCGCGTATCGGAGCCGCATTGTCAATACCTACTGAACCGCTGATGTTTGGTGTGGTGATTGTTTTCTTGGGAAATGTATTGCTGACCCGCCGTTATCCGCGGAGCGTGGCGGCTCATCCTTTATCTTATCTGTTGTATTTTAGTCTTTTGTGGATGTTTGTTACTTCTGTTACCAGCCAGTTGCCGTTGGTTTCGTTTAAACATCTGCTGTCGCGAATATGGTTTGTCATTCCTTTTTATTTTGTGGCTGTGCCCATGTTTCGCCAAAAACGCAATATCTATCGTTTTTTGTGGCTTTACATAGTTGCTTTAAGCGGAGTTATTGTCTATACCCTGATTCGTCATGCTGCCCATGGTTTTGACGAAGATTCAGGCCATTGGGTGATGTCTCCGTTCTATAATGACCACACGGCTTATGGAGCAGCCATTGCCATGTATTTGCCGGTGTTGGGAGGAATGTTGCTGGCTTCCGGCTATTCTTTTTGGAAAAAAGTGCTGGTGGTTTTGCCCTTTTTTGCGTTGTTTACAGTAGCTGTGGTTCTGTCGTATACCCGGGCGGCCTGGCTGAGCCTGGGAGTGGCTGCTATTGTCCTGGTCATTGTTTTGCTGCGTATTCGTTTTCGTTGGGTAGCTCTGGGGACAGTGGTATTGGTCGTAATAGGAATACTTTCTTACCAGTCGGTTTTAGACCGAATGGAAAAAAATCGCCAGGATTCTTCTACCAATATGGAACAACACCTGCAGTCGATGACTAATATTTCGTCAGATGCTTCCAATCTGGAGCGGTTAAACCGGTGGGCATCTGCGATCCGGATGTTTGATCAACGTCCGTTGTTGGGATGGGGACCAGGAACGTATCAATTTGTTTATGCACCTTTTCAGATGGCCAGCGAACGGACGGTTATTTCTACTAACTTGGGAGACCGGGGGACAGCACACAGCGAGTATCTCGGCCCACTTTCCGAAGAGGGAATTTTAGGCTTGCTTTCCGTCCTGTTATTATTTGGTTATGCTGTTTTTCTTGGTTTGACCATTCATTCCCGTTCTGATGACAAAGAAGTAAAATGGTTAAGCCTGGTAATTACCCTTGGGCTGATTACCTATTTTGTTCACGGATTTTTAAATAATTTTCTGGATACTGATAAGCTCTCGGTTCCTGTATGGGGTTTTATGGCTATTCTGGTGGCTTTGGATGTTTACGACCTCAGAAAAGAACAAGATTTGGTTGAATCATAA